CCAGGCTGGCAAGCTGCGGCAGATCACCTCGGTCGATGGGCAGGGGTACCGGATCGCCAAGGCCATCGACTGGCTGAAGCTCAACTACAGCTCGGCGCTGCGTGTCGAGGAACTCGCCGCCCGCGTGCAGATGAGTGCGCCAACGTTTCATCATCATTTTCGCCAGCTCACTGCCATGAGCCCGCTGCAATACCAGAAATGGTTGCGCCTGAACGAGGCCAAACGGCTGATGCTCAACGAGCACCTGGACGTTTCCAGCGCGGCGTTCAGGGTCGGTTATGAAAGCCCGTCGCAGTTCAGCCGTGAATACAGTCGCCTTTTCGGGCAATCGCCCAGGCGCGATATCGGCATGCTGCGTGGGCAGGTCGAGGGCGCAGCAGGTGGCGAAGGCCAGCTTGCCGGGTAGGCTGCGGCGCGCCTGATTTGTTGTACGCGAGCGTCGTTGGCAATTAGGTGATTGCAGGCAGCGCCAGGCGGGCGACCGCGTTTCCACGCTGTGCTGACGTTATCGATCCAGAAGCCATCACCGCTTCGGCCTGCTTCTTAGCCGAGCGGTACCTGACAGGTCGTGTGCGGCCACAGCCGCCAGGCCGACTGCCACTCGTGGCACGACGAGGCATTGTTCTGCCAGGGAGATGGGCTCAGTGGGTTGCAGCCTAGTGGCGCGAGCCCGTCACACCAGGTGGCGAACCAGGGCCGCGACCAGTATGCCCGCGGCAATGGCGGCAAGCGGTTTCCTGACCAGAAGCATGACGATGGCGGTGCTCAGCAGCGCCAGCCTGGCGCCTGCGTCGCCTTCGAGCGCCAGGGGGGCGAGCAGGGCCACCAGCACCGAGCCGGACATGGCGCTGATGAACTGCTGGGTTCTCAGGTTGATCGGCACGAAGGACATCACGAACACGCCACCCCAGCGGGTGGCCAGGGTGACCACGGCCATGACGGCCACGACGATCAGGGCGCCGGAGCCGGCCGTTTCGAGCATCATTGTTGTTTCTCCATCCACAGGGCGCCCAGGGCTCCGCCGGCCAGGGCACCGACCACCACATGGCTGTTGCTGGGCAGGTACCAGTAGGCCAGCAGCGATGCGCCGGCGGCGACCGCCCAGATGATCAGCATGCGCAGGTTCTTCTGGCCGCCCACC
Above is a genomic segment from Pseudomonas argentinensis containing:
- a CDS encoding AzlD family protein, with the protein product MMLETAGSGALIVVAVMAVVTLATRWGGVFVMSFVPINLRTQQFISAMSGSVLVALLAPLALEGDAGARLALLSTAIVMLLVRKPLAAIAAGILVAALVRHLV